A genome region from Akkermansiaceae bacterium includes the following:
- a CDS encoding response regulator, whose translation MAAAESYPQEIPESVRESFRNYEREVSVANARMAALLASIFMLAGLVLDFIVFPEHLTLFLGIRIVCSALLFIIYLDLRGRQGSGRSEFIAGWIAFLPILSICAMIHFTGGGESVYYAGLNLVLVGLSLLLRWNFRQSLFMTLVTGACYFLSVALPFDEANPRILFNNTYFLFVTSVFVIVGSYFYERLRLSEFALRDEVERSRETLRSQYQRLGELDEAKTRFFANISHELRTPLTIMLGITEKLGETFSATKGDARATEMVGLLEHNGLRLMKLIDDLLDLVRFDTGHADLNFQPTEVKGHFEGLMKSLRHLAEQDGVALQWTCQTGHGVVMLDRDKFDKIILNLVINSIKFTPSGGNIDVNLGITGKRLGISVKDTGVGIPQENLERIFDRFWQVDTSSTRKFQGSGIGLALVRSVTESLGGEVAVTSRVGVGTEFRISFPVEESSGASTEDEGIMTGRGIVAIHRKAAMAIPTRSGTKVAPKANAGYPSAPMIGARDSTAKPLVLIADDEPDIRRFLIMQLDDVEIIEAADGAEALELAKLHRPQIALLDHMMPELDGVEACRRIRENHGTRDTSVIILTARADEQTKLDALRAGASDFLTKPFSTAELGLRLRNQILMGRFRREMADMNRDLHAALDKIKENEVFMLRNEKLSALGRMSAGIIHEINNPLNYANAGLHALATFSHILPEEERTDFEDTLKDIREGVARVSQIVIDLRQFTRDENSESPKALLDLRETIDRAIRMMSHQLGDGISIAPGSLDAPEIKGNSNQLVQVFINFLQNSIDAIRERKVREPDLVGSISVSSSDENGSSLVTFRDNGIGIPPEDIGRIFDPFFTSKEVGAGMGLGLSISHQILRDHNATIGVESRPGQFTEIRLLFPGAAAGKAPATQRLFPETDRIDTPIPQHH comes from the coding sequence TTGGCAGCCGCTGAGTCATACCCGCAGGAAATCCCGGAGTCCGTCCGGGAGTCGTTCAGGAACTATGAGCGCGAGGTGTCCGTGGCGAACGCCCGCATGGCGGCGTTGCTGGCCTCAATCTTCATGCTGGCGGGCCTAGTGCTCGATTTCATCGTCTTTCCGGAGCACCTCACGCTCTTCCTCGGCATCCGCATCGTCTGCAGCGCGCTGCTTTTCATCATCTACCTCGACCTGCGCGGCAGGCAAGGCTCCGGACGCAGCGAATTCATCGCCGGATGGATCGCGTTCCTCCCCATCCTCTCGATCTGTGCCATGATCCATTTCACCGGCGGCGGCGAATCGGTTTACTACGCGGGTCTCAATCTCGTTCTCGTCGGGCTGTCACTGCTGCTGAGGTGGAATTTCAGGCAGTCCCTGTTCATGACGCTTGTCACAGGGGCATGCTATTTCCTCAGTGTGGCGCTGCCCTTCGATGAAGCGAATCCGAGAATCCTTTTCAACAACACCTATTTCCTCTTCGTCACCTCCGTGTTCGTGATCGTCGGGAGCTATTTCTACGAACGGCTGCGCCTCAGCGAGTTCGCGCTGCGCGACGAGGTGGAGCGCTCCCGGGAAACGCTGCGCTCGCAATACCAGCGCCTCGGGGAGCTTGACGAGGCGAAGACCCGATTCTTCGCGAACATCAGCCACGAGCTGCGCACACCGCTCACCATCATGCTCGGCATCACGGAAAAGCTCGGTGAAACATTCTCCGCAACCAAAGGAGATGCGAGGGCCACGGAAATGGTCGGCCTGCTGGAGCACAACGGCCTGCGGCTCATGAAGCTCATCGACGATCTCCTCGATCTCGTCCGCTTCGACACCGGCCACGCGGACCTGAACTTTCAGCCCACCGAGGTGAAGGGGCATTTCGAGGGCTTGATGAAATCCCTCAGGCACCTTGCGGAACAGGACGGGGTAGCCCTCCAGTGGACCTGCCAAACCGGACACGGGGTGGTCATGCTGGACCGCGACAAGTTCGACAAGATCATCCTCAATCTCGTCATAAACTCGATCAAGTTCACCCCGTCTGGCGGCAACATCGACGTGAACCTCGGCATCACCGGGAAACGCCTCGGCATCTCCGTGAAGGACACCGGCGTCGGCATCCCGCAGGAAAACCTGGAGAGGATCTTCGACCGCTTCTGGCAGGTTGACACCTCCTCCACGCGGAAATTCCAGGGCAGCGGCATCGGCCTCGCCCTCGTACGCTCCGTGACAGAATCCCTGGGCGGGGAGGTGGCGGTGACGAGCCGCGTCGGTGTTGGCACCGAGTTCCGGATCAGCTTTCCGGTGGAGGAATCCAGCGGCGCATCCACAGAGGACGAGGGTATCATGACCGGGCGCGGGATTGTCGCGATCCACCGGAAAGCGGCGATGGCGATCCCCACCAGGTCAGGGACGAAGGTGGCGCCCAAGGCAAATGCGGGATACCCCTCCGCTCCCATGATCGGCGCGCGGGACAGCACCGCGAAGCCCCTAGTCCTCATCGCGGATGACGAGCCGGACATCCGCCGCTTCCTCATCATGCAGCTCGATGACGTGGAGATCATCGAGGCCGCCGATGGTGCGGAAGCCCTGGAACTCGCAAAGCTGCACAGGCCGCAGATCGCCCTCCTCGACCACATGATGCCGGAACTCGACGGGGTGGAGGCCTGCCGCCGAATTCGCGAAAACCATGGCACCCGGGATACCTCCGTCATCATCCTCACCGCCCGCGCGGACGAGCAGACCAAGCTCGATGCGCTCAGGGCCGGAGCCAGCGATTTCCTGACAAAGCCCTTTTCCACAGCCGAGCTTGGCCTGCGGTTGCGCAACCAGATCCTCATGGGGCGCTTCCGCAGGGAAATGGCCGACATGAACAGGGATCTCCATGCCGCCCTCGACAAGATCAAGGAAAACGAGGTGTTCATGCTCCGCAACGAGAAGCTCTCCGCCCTTGGCAGGATGAGCGCAGGCATCATCCACGAGATCAACAATCCGCTCAACTACGCAAACGCAGGACTGCATGCGCTCGCGACCTTCTCTCATATCCTCCCAGAAGAGGAGCGCACCGACTTCGAGGACACCCTTAAGGACATCCGCGAAGGGGTTGCGCGCGTCTCCCAGATCGTAATCGACCTGCGCCAGTTCACACGCGACGAGAACAGCGAATCGCCCAAAGCCCTCCTCGATCTCAGGGAAACCATAGACAGGGCCATCCGCATGATGAGCCACCAGCTGGGCGATGGGATCAGCATCGCCCCGGGATCGCTGGATGCGCCGGAAATCAAGGGTAACTCCAACCAGCTCGTCCAGGTGTTCATCAATTTCCTCCAGAACAGCATCGATGCCATCCGCGAGAGAAAGGTCAGGGAACCGGACCTTGTCGGCAGCATCTCGGTTTCCTCATCCGACGAGAATGGCAGCTCGCTCGTGACCTTCAGGGACAACGGCATCGGCATCCCCCCGGAGGATATCGGCAGGATCTTCGATCCCTTCTTCACCTCCAAGGAGGTCGGTGCAGGCATGGGTCTCGGGCTGTCCATTTCCCACCAGATCCTGCGCGACCACAACGCCACCATCGGCGTCGAGAGCCGACCCGGGCAATTCACGGAAATCCGCCTGCTATTTCCCGGCGCAGCCGCCGGAAAAGCTCCCGCAACGCAGCGCCTTTTCCCGGAGACAGACCGTATTGACACCCCTATCCCACAACACCACTGA
- a CDS encoding class I SAM-dependent methyltransferase — MDLNQSKTSQSVITCRNSQGTELTANLLRIKRYSVVFEIYNPYSILQLSEVLSDFRIMASRRLLYNGKAVVSNLLNTGIVLVCEAMLDEGWMEVDFLAGISAEIGQGEPNSDLRSQFSDFMREWKTGNEVNDPFKIVVADLSSMLSGVQHWLTGIDVGIRTTVTRRREDMEKEIFSKVEQRVVEEVIPSMEAFEQVAKDVGEEGIAVHKSYVRRQLHPIVLCSPFLYRTFTKPLGYAGDYEMVNMMLRNPYEGSSAFAKILNYALLNTEPVVAHRNRIDFLVDLLRGECTKRVAKGKTRVFNLACGPAVEVQRFLRECEESELAEIDLLDFNAETLEYTRARINEARMAGGRETQVRYFQRSVHQLLRAATQGGEEDFRNYDVVYCAGLFDYLSQRVCKRLVELFCTMVRPGGRVIVTNVAASNPRKAWMEYVMEWNLIYRDDADMQDLIPDNVPVTSASVKADSTGVNLFLEIEIGSR, encoded by the coding sequence ATGGATCTCAACCAGAGCAAAACATCCCAAAGCGTCATCACCTGCCGCAACAGCCAAGGAACCGAACTGACGGCAAACCTCCTGCGTATCAAACGGTATTCCGTAGTTTTCGAAATCTACAACCCATACAGCATTCTCCAGCTTTCGGAAGTTCTATCGGATTTCCGAATCATGGCATCGCGCAGGCTCCTGTACAACGGCAAGGCGGTGGTGAGCAATCTCCTCAACACCGGCATCGTCCTGGTCTGCGAAGCGATGCTCGACGAGGGCTGGATGGAGGTGGATTTCCTCGCGGGGATCTCGGCGGAGATCGGCCAAGGCGAGCCGAACTCGGATCTCAGGTCGCAGTTCTCTGATTTCATGCGCGAGTGGAAGACAGGCAACGAGGTGAACGACCCCTTCAAGATCGTCGTGGCGGACCTCTCCAGCATGCTTTCCGGCGTGCAGCACTGGCTCACCGGCATCGATGTCGGTATCAGGACGACGGTGACGCGCCGGCGTGAGGACATGGAGAAGGAGATCTTCTCGAAGGTGGAGCAGCGGGTCGTCGAGGAGGTGATCCCCTCGATGGAGGCCTTCGAGCAGGTTGCCAAGGATGTGGGGGAGGAAGGGATTGCGGTGCACAAGTCCTATGTGCGCCGGCAGCTCCATCCCATCGTGCTCTGCTCGCCCTTCCTCTACCGCACGTTCACCAAGCCTCTCGGCTATGCGGGCGACTACGAGATGGTGAACATGATGCTGCGCAATCCCTACGAGGGCTCCTCGGCCTTCGCCAAGATCCTCAACTACGCCCTGCTCAACACCGAGCCTGTCGTGGCGCACCGCAACCGCATCGATTTCCTGGTCGATCTCCTGCGCGGCGAATGCACCAAGCGAGTGGCCAAGGGCAAGACGCGCGTGTTCAACCTCGCCTGCGGCCCTGCGGTGGAGGTGCAGAGGTTCCTGCGCGAGTGCGAGGAGAGCGAGCTCGCGGAGATCGACCTGCTTGATTTCAATGCGGAAACCCTCGAATACACCCGCGCCCGGATCAACGAGGCGAGGATGGCCGGAGGCAGGGAAACGCAGGTGCGCTATTTCCAGAGATCCGTGCACCAGCTCTTGCGTGCGGCCACGCAGGGCGGCGAGGAGGATTTCAGGAACTACGATGTGGTCTATTGCGCCGGACTCTTCGACTACCTTTCCCAGCGCGTCTGCAAGCGCCTCGTGGAACTGTTCTGCACGATGGTGCGCCCGGGCGGCAGGGTCATCGTCACCAACGTCGCCGCCAGCAACCCGCGCAAGGCATGGATGGAATATGTGATGGAGTGGAACCTGATCTACCGCGACGACGCCGACATGCAGGATCTCATTCCGGACAACGTGCCCGTGACATCGGCATCCGTGAAGGCGGATTCAACGGGGGTGAACCTTTTCCTCGAAATCGAAATTGGCAGCCGCTGA
- a CDS encoding spermine synthase gives MKPYVKLAESTMPDGTHYSLHKHDGKIYLKYNGYELMSTSLTFSEQQLADLGCQGLLEGSPSRPQHPRVLIGGLGLGFTLKRTLELVGSPATVDVAELMPPLIEWNRTHLVEFNGPLLEDVRTVILQGDLFDIVSGKKPGSYDALLLDIDNTPDDLITKGNARLYSPGFLEKLRQVVTPKGCIAYWLSEPAPKFKKLLLKAGFTVEEHASKTHERAKRSRHCLLLARWR, from the coding sequence ATGAAGCCCTATGTGAAGCTTGCCGAATCCACGATGCCGGACGGCACCCATTACTCGCTGCACAAGCATGATGGGAAGATCTACCTGAAGTACAACGGCTACGAGCTGATGAGCACATCGCTGACCTTTTCAGAGCAGCAGCTGGCGGATCTGGGTTGCCAGGGATTGCTGGAGGGCAGCCCTTCGAGGCCGCAGCACCCGCGGGTGCTCATCGGCGGGCTGGGGTTGGGCTTCACGCTGAAGCGGACACTGGAGCTGGTGGGCAGCCCGGCGACGGTGGATGTGGCGGAGCTGATGCCGCCACTCATCGAGTGGAACCGGACACATCTGGTGGAGTTCAACGGCCCGCTTCTGGAGGATGTGCGCACCGTGATTTTGCAGGGGGATCTATTCGACATCGTCTCCGGGAAAAAGCCGGGATCCTACGATGCGCTTCTGCTGGACATCGACAACACGCCGGACGACCTGATCACGAAGGGCAACGCGCGGCTTTACTCCCCCGGATTCCTGGAAAAGCTGCGGCAGGTGGTGACCCCGAAGGGCTGCATCGCGTATTGGCTTTCGGAGCCTGCGCCGAAATTCAAGAAGCTTCTGCTCAAGGCCGGTTTCACGGTGGAGGAGCATGCCTCCAAGACGCATGAGCGGGCGAAGCGATCCCGGCACTGCCTGCTGCTGGCGCGGTGGCGCTGA
- the plsY gene encoding glycerol-3-phosphate 1-O-acyltransferase PlsY: MQVWLCPLLAFLCGSIPFGLIIARASGIDIRKHGSGNIGATNVFRIVGKKHGLTCLLLDALKGFAPVVIAINLVRFSGHVPQIHIGLLDAFSLELPAGEQLKAQLIHVVTALAAVLGHNYSPWIGFRGGKGIATSAGVLIALMPMAVLILLVLFLITLIATRYVAVASMVAAASLPVLTHIGARFHGKWEDGTWNKPLFAFSLAIAILAIWKHRTNIRRLRDGTESRFSWGGKSKRTEVAE, from the coding sequence ATGCAAGTCTGGCTCTGCCCGCTCCTCGCCTTCCTCTGCGGCTCCATCCCTTTCGGGCTGATCATCGCGAGGGCCAGCGGCATCGATATCCGCAAGCACGGCTCCGGAAACATCGGCGCCACCAACGTGTTCCGCATCGTCGGGAAAAAACACGGGCTGACATGCCTCCTGCTTGATGCGCTCAAAGGCTTCGCGCCCGTGGTGATCGCCATCAACCTCGTCCGCTTTTCCGGCCACGTCCCGCAGATCCACATCGGGCTGCTTGACGCATTCAGCCTTGAGCTGCCCGCCGGGGAGCAGCTCAAGGCCCAGCTCATCCATGTCGTCACAGCGCTGGCCGCCGTGCTGGGGCACAACTATTCGCCCTGGATTGGCTTCAGGGGAGGGAAGGGGATCGCCACCTCCGCCGGGGTGCTCATCGCCCTGATGCCCATGGCCGTGCTCATCCTGCTGGTGCTTTTCCTCATCACCCTCATTGCCACCCGCTATGTGGCCGTCGCCAGCATGGTTGCCGCGGCGTCGCTGCCGGTGCTCACGCACATCGGGGCGCGTTTCCACGGGAAATGGGAGGACGGCACCTGGAACAAGCCCCTTTTCGCCTTTTCACTGGCCATCGCCATCCTCGCCATCTGGAAGCACCGCACAAACATCCGGCGCCTGCGAGACGGAACGGAATCGCGCTTTTCATGGGGCGGGAAATCCAAGCGGACGGAGGTGGCGGAATGA
- a CDS encoding peptidylprolyl isomerase has translation MKRRYAIISMASLALLGACNADKATGPAASEAAATAPAEGSPKVSIKTSKGEIVVQLDAAKAPITVKNFLGYVNSKHYDGTVFHRIIDGFMIQGGGMALDAGRLVEKQTGAGIKNESSNGLKNDTGTIAMARTPDPDSATAQFFINVADNDALNFPSNGGYAVFGKVIEGMEVVNAIKAVKTAAGDVPVEPVVIESARVLE, from the coding sequence ATGAAAAGACGATACGCAATCATTTCCATGGCCAGCCTTGCCCTGCTCGGCGCCTGCAACGCGGATAAGGCAACCGGGCCTGCTGCCTCGGAAGCCGCCGCAACCGCTCCTGCGGAAGGCTCGCCCAAGGTCAGCATAAAGACCAGCAAGGGTGAGATCGTCGTGCAGCTGGATGCGGCGAAGGCACCCATCACCGTGAAGAACTTCCTCGGATACGTGAACTCGAAGCACTACGATGGCACGGTCTTTCACCGCATCATCGACGGATTCATGATCCAGGGAGGAGGGATGGCGCTCGATGCGGGGAGGCTCGTGGAAAAGCAGACCGGAGCCGGCATCAAGAACGAGAGCAGCAACGGACTCAAGAACGACACCGGGACCATCGCCATGGCGCGCACGCCGGATCCGGACAGCGCCACCGCTCAGTTTTTCATCAACGTCGCGGACAACGACGCCCTCAACTTCCCGAGCAACGGCGGCTATGCCGTGTTCGGAAAGGTCATCGAGGGCATGGAGGTGGTCAATGCCATCAAGGCGGTGAAAACCGCAGCGGGGGATGTTCCCGTGGAGCCGGTGGTCATCGAGAGCGCCAGGGTGCTTGAGTGA
- a CDS encoding NAD(P)-dependent glycerol-3-phosphate dehydrogenase, with the protein MRFDGAAILGSGSFGTAIAMLLAPKLARITLIGRDAAVAEGINARHRNPQYLSDILLPANITAGTDVAAAAGYPLLIFAVPTAATRACAEEIARAGLPGSAVLLSCAKGIEKSTGERMSGILHSVLPGNPLAVLSGPNHAEEIARGQPACAVIGSEDADLADELQQLFTLPHFRPYTSTDLAGIELGGAIKNVYAIAAGIAHGLGLGDNAVAALVTRALAEMSRLGIALGGRMETFAGLSGVGDLLVTCFSEHSRNHRVGYALGQGKTLEETVGSLGMVAEGVPNTLSIHEAARRAGVRTPIIDAMYSILYEGKPAAKALMELLSRDTRTECE; encoded by the coding sequence ATGAGGTTCGATGGCGCCGCCATCCTCGGCTCCGGGTCGTTCGGCACGGCAATCGCCATGCTGCTGGCTCCGAAGCTCGCCCGCATCACGCTCATCGGGCGCGATGCCGCCGTCGCGGAGGGCATCAACGCCCGGCACCGCAATCCCCAGTATCTCAGCGATATCCTCCTGCCCGCGAACATCACCGCCGGCACGGATGTCGCTGCGGCCGCAGGCTACCCGCTGCTCATCTTCGCCGTGCCAACCGCCGCCACCCGAGCTTGCGCCGAAGAGATCGCGCGCGCCGGCCTTCCGGGCTCTGCGGTGCTGCTTTCCTGTGCCAAGGGCATCGAGAAAAGCACAGGGGAAAGGATGAGCGGGATACTCCATTCCGTCCTTCCCGGCAATCCCCTGGCGGTTCTCTCCGGCCCCAACCATGCGGAGGAAATCGCGCGCGGCCAGCCGGCATGCGCGGTCATCGGCTCCGAGGATGCCGACCTTGCCGACGAACTGCAGCAACTCTTCACACTACCGCATTTCCGCCCATACACCAGCACCGATCTGGCGGGCATCGAGCTGGGCGGCGCAATCAAGAACGTCTATGCCATCGCCGCCGGAATCGCCCACGGCCTCGGTCTCGGTGACAATGCCGTGGCAGCCCTCGTCACCCGCGCCCTGGCGGAGATGAGCCGTCTCGGGATCGCCCTTGGAGGCCGTATGGAGACCTTCGCCGGGCTTTCCGGAGTGGGCGACCTGCTCGTCACCTGCTTTTCCGAACACTCGCGCAACCACCGCGTCGGATATGCCCTCGGCCAGGGCAAAACCCTTGAGGAAACCGTCGGCAGCCTCGGGATGGTGGCGGAGGGCGTCCCGAACACCCTCTCAATCCATGAGGCCGCCCGCCGCGCCGGTGTCAGGACTCCCATCATCGACGCCATGTATTCCATCCTCTATGAGGGGAAGCCCGCCGCCAAGGCGCTCATGGAACTGCTTTCCCGCGACACCCGCACCGAGTGCGAATGA
- a CDS encoding DedA family protein translates to MNEAIPAKKPNIIRRLYAWTVSWADHPGGSWALFLIAFAESSFFPIPPDVLLLALCFGAREKWLRYALICTAGSVLGGIAGWWIGYGLRDSLAIPLLNLFDPSGDTQLKIQGWYSVYGFWGILIAAITPIPYKVFTVFSGMMNYSLPLLIGASILGRGFRFFLVAWVIRLFGNRARPFIEKHLEWCFVIGCILLIGGFVAIKYLR, encoded by the coding sequence ATGAACGAAGCCATCCCCGCCAAGAAACCAAACATCATCCGCCGCCTCTACGCATGGACGGTATCCTGGGCGGATCACCCCGGCGGCTCATGGGCGCTCTTCCTCATCGCCTTCGCCGAGTCCTCCTTTTTCCCCATTCCGCCCGATGTCCTGCTGCTCGCGCTATGTTTCGGTGCACGTGAAAAATGGCTCAGGTATGCGCTCATCTGTACCGCGGGCTCCGTCCTCGGCGGCATCGCCGGATGGTGGATCGGCTACGGCCTGCGGGATTCCCTCGCGATCCCGCTGCTCAATCTCTTCGATCCCAGCGGCGACACCCAACTCAAGATCCAGGGTTGGTATTCCGTGTATGGCTTCTGGGGGATACTCATTGCCGCCATCACGCCGATCCCGTACAAGGTCTTCACCGTCTTTTCCGGCATGATGAACTACAGCCTGCCGCTGCTCATCGGAGCATCCATCCTGGGCAGGGGCTTCCGCTTTTTCTTGGTCGCCTGGGTCATACGCCTCTTCGGGAACAGGGCCAGGCCCTTCATCGAGAAGCACCTGGAATGGTGCTTCGTCATCGGCTGCATCCTGCTGATCGGCGGCTTCGTCGCCATTAAGTATCTGCGGTGA
- a CDS encoding 2Fe-2S iron-sulfur cluster binding domain-containing protein, which translates to MDTENLLGLVSSSPLLAVGLTGGTLMVGYLATQWWAVGSRARTERIRSRLELEILRKKIEALDKMAAAAPEVAWNGFRKFTVARKVLESEDTYSFYMKPHDGKRLPPFKPGQYLTFQFHLPGKPKPEIRCYSLSDGAISDGHYRVTIKRALPDKNHRSYDPARVGLISSHFCDNVREGDIIDTKAPSGKFYLDVEVERPVVLIGGGIGVTPMIAMARYLTHIGDKREIYFFFGCRSGQDHMFREEMIELQKSNPKMRLHVCYSRPDPSDEPGKSFNHESRVTVGLIKEILPSSNFEYYLCGPGAFMDSLVNGLYEWGVPKKDVYFEAFGPSTVKAVPKGPAAGTGASVVDIEVEFSKSGKKLKWDAQAGNLRDFGNDNGIDMGGFCGAGSCTECMVAIKEGEVEYPDSAADVEEGCCLPCLCRPKGKLVIDA; encoded by the coding sequence GTGGACACTGAAAATCTGTTAGGACTGGTATCCTCCAGTCCCCTGCTTGCCGTCGGGCTCACCGGGGGGACGTTGATGGTCGGTTATCTGGCGACCCAGTGGTGGGCGGTGGGAAGCCGGGCGCGCACCGAGCGGATCCGCAGCCGGCTTGAGCTGGAGATTCTCAGGAAAAAGATCGAGGCGCTCGACAAGATGGCTGCGGCGGCACCCGAGGTGGCGTGGAACGGTTTCCGCAAGTTCACCGTGGCAAGGAAGGTGCTGGAATCCGAGGACACATATTCCTTCTACATGAAGCCGCACGACGGCAAGCGCCTGCCACCCTTCAAGCCCGGCCAATACCTGACCTTCCAGTTCCACCTCCCGGGAAAACCCAAGCCGGAGATCCGCTGCTACTCGCTCTCCGATGGTGCGATCAGCGACGGGCACTACCGGGTCACCATCAAGCGCGCGCTCCCGGACAAGAACCACAGGAGCTACGATCCGGCCAGGGTCGGCCTGATATCCAGCCACTTCTGCGACAACGTCCGAGAGGGCGATATCATCGACACGAAGGCTCCTTCCGGGAAATTTTATCTCGATGTGGAGGTCGAGCGCCCTGTGGTGCTGATCGGCGGCGGCATCGGAGTGACCCCGATGATTGCGATGGCCCGTTACCTGACACATATCGGGGACAAAAGGGAGATATATTTCTTTTTCGGATGCCGCAGCGGGCAGGATCATATGTTCCGCGAGGAGATGATCGAATTGCAGAAATCGAATCCGAAGATGAGGCTGCATGTGTGCTACAGCCGCCCGGATCCCAGCGATGAGCCGGGCAAATCGTTCAACCACGAGAGCCGCGTCACCGTTGGCCTGATCAAGGAGATCCTCCCTTCAAGCAACTTCGAATACTATCTTTGCGGGCCGGGGGCCTTCATGGACAGCCTGGTCAACGGATTGTATGAATGGGGGGTGCCGAAGAAGGATGTGTATTTCGAAGCCTTCGGGCCATCCACGGTGAAGGCGGTGCCGAAGGGGCCAGCCGCAGGCACAGGGGCGAGTGTGGTGGACATCGAGGTGGAGTTCTCAAAGTCCGGGAAGAAGCTCAAATGGGATGCACAGGCCGGCAACCTTCGGGATTTCGGGAACGACAACGGCATCGACATGGGCGGCTTCTGCGGAGCGGGGAGCTGCACGGAATGCATGGTTGCCATCAAGGAGGGCGAGGTGGAGTACCCGGATAGCGCCGCCGATGTGGAGGAAGGATGCTGCCTGCCCTGCCTCTGCCGACCCAAGGGCAAACTGGTAATCGACGCCTAA